Proteins from one Deinococcus budaensis genomic window:
- a CDS encoding NCS2 family permease, giving the protein MTTSPAAPGSALDRFFGIRAAGSSVSTELRAGLTTFLTMSYVLFVNPQILSTAIQVPNAFVQLLMTTALAAAFGSLAMGLVAKYPFAQAPGMGLNAFFAFTVVGGLGVPWQTALGAVFISGVLFVLLSVLGARQAIVRAIPNVLKFSITAGIGAFLAFIGLRNAGIVVANEATLVGLGPLTAAPSVVALVGLVVTAALLARRVKGAILWGILVATLLAIVLRLPVYPGANGALAPFSGFTGRFLGIFDVPVWPGALVGQLDIAGALGLGLLSVVFTFFFVDFFDATGTLTGLAQKSGYLTPEGDMPRARRVFTMDGLAAMFGAFMGTSTTTAYVESASGIEDGGRTGLTAVVVGVLFLLAMFLWPLASAIPAAATAPALILVGALMLEGLRHVNWDDVTESIPAFLTIIAMPLTFSIANGVSWGVISLCGIKLLSGRGREVSPILYVVAALLLARYIWLSE; this is encoded by the coding sequence ATGACAACTTCTCCAGCGGCCCCGGGAAGTGCCCTCGACCGGTTCTTCGGCATCCGTGCGGCGGGCAGCAGCGTTTCCACCGAGCTGCGGGCCGGGCTGACGACCTTCCTGACCATGAGTTATGTCCTGTTCGTGAATCCGCAGATTCTCAGCACGGCGATTCAGGTCCCGAACGCCTTCGTGCAGCTGCTGATGACGACCGCGCTGGCCGCCGCCTTCGGGTCGCTGGCGATGGGGCTGGTGGCGAAGTACCCGTTCGCGCAGGCGCCGGGGATGGGCCTGAACGCCTTTTTCGCCTTCACGGTGGTGGGCGGGCTGGGGGTGCCGTGGCAAACGGCCCTGGGAGCCGTGTTCATCTCGGGGGTGCTGTTCGTGCTGCTCAGCGTACTGGGCGCCCGGCAGGCCATCGTGCGGGCGATTCCCAACGTGCTGAAGTTTTCCATCACCGCCGGAATCGGGGCCTTTCTGGCCTTTATCGGGCTGCGGAACGCGGGCATCGTGGTGGCGAACGAGGCGACGCTGGTGGGCCTGGGGCCGCTGACCGCCGCGCCCTCGGTCGTGGCGCTGGTGGGGCTGGTGGTCACGGCGGCGCTGCTGGCCCGGCGGGTCAAGGGCGCGATCCTGTGGGGCATCCTGGTCGCCACGCTGCTCGCCATCGTGCTGCGGCTGCCGGTGTATCCGGGGGCGAACGGGGCGCTGGCCCCCTTCAGCGGGTTTACCGGGCGTTTTCTGGGCATCTTCGACGTGCCGGTGTGGCCGGGGGCACTGGTCGGGCAACTCGACATCGCCGGGGCGCTGGGGCTGGGGCTGCTGAGCGTGGTCTTCACCTTCTTCTTCGTGGACTTCTTCGACGCGACCGGCACCCTGACGGGCCTGGCGCAGAAATCCGGCTACCTCACCCCCGAGGGCGACATGCCCCGCGCCCGCCGCGTCTTCACGATGGACGGTCTGGCGGCGATGTTCGGCGCCTTTATGGGCACGTCCACCACGACGGCCTACGTCGAGAGCGCCTCCGGGATCGAGGACGGGGGCCGCACCGGGCTGACCGCCGTGGTGGTCGGCGTGCTCTTCTTGCTCGCCATGTTCCTGTGGCCGCTCGCCAGCGCGATTCCGGCTGCCGCCACCGCGCCCGCGCTGATCCTGGTGGGCGCCCTGATGCTCGAAGGCCTGAGGCACGTCAACTGGGACGACGTGACCGAGAGTATTCCCGCCTTCCTGACCATCATCGCCATGCCGCTGACCTTTTCCATCGCCAACGGGGTGAGCTGGGGCGTGATCAGCCTCTGCGGCATCAAGTTGCTCTCGGGCCGGGGCCGCGAGGTGAGTCCGATCCTCTACGTGGTCGCGGCGCTGCTGCTGGCGCGCTACATCTGGCTTTCGGAGTAA
- a CDS encoding CinA family nicotinamide mononucleotide deamidase-related protein, with amino-acid sequence MLLAEIISVGTELLFGEIVDSNAAYLAQQLAARGVTLHRKTVLGDNLGRVSEGLRLALSRADLVIVGGGLGPTDDDLTREAISAVLGETPQEDPALLAWLEGLYTSRGRVMPAVNRKQAWLIPSAEALPNPVGTAPGWFVRTELEGRPRMIVALPGPPREMHRMWREQVLPRLPRPDAALHAVTLHTQGIGESNVAELLGTLTRGANPSVATYARKTGVDVRVAASAPTLEEAQALAAPVLETVRGLLARWLWGEDGDTLAGAVTRALAGRTLGVIEAGSAGALSGLLADEPGFLDAAVTVDHARLITLGLTPVTLRDHGVVSEAAARELAAGAREHLGAQVGLAVVTAPSGEGAGQTYVALSSPEGAQVRGLNWPGDPAQIRERAAVAALALAQRTLRPALLAEVQA; translated from the coding sequence ATGCTGCTAGCAGAAATTATCAGCGTGGGCACGGAGCTGCTGTTCGGCGAGATCGTCGACAGCAACGCCGCTTACCTTGCGCAGCAGCTTGCGGCGCGCGGGGTGACCCTGCACCGCAAGACCGTGCTGGGCGACAACCTGGGGCGGGTGTCGGAGGGCCTGCGGCTGGCCCTGTCGCGCGCCGACCTGGTGATCGTGGGCGGGGGTCTGGGACCCACCGACGACGACCTGACCCGCGAGGCGATCTCGGCCGTGCTGGGCGAAACCCCGCAGGAGGACCCCGCGCTGCTCGCCTGGCTGGAGGGGCTGTACACCTCGCGGGGCCGGGTCATGCCCGCCGTGAACCGCAAGCAGGCGTGGCTGATTCCCTCGGCCGAGGCGCTGCCCAATCCGGTCGGCACCGCGCCGGGGTGGTTCGTGCGCACCGAGCTGGAGGGCCGCCCCCGGATGATCGTGGCCCTGCCCGGCCCGCCGCGCGAGATGCACCGGATGTGGCGTGAGCAGGTGCTGCCCCGTTTGCCGAGACCCGACGCGGCGCTGCACGCAGTCACGCTGCACACCCAGGGCATCGGCGAGAGCAACGTGGCCGAGCTGCTGGGCACGCTGACCCGGGGGGCCAACCCCAGCGTCGCCACCTACGCCCGCAAGACCGGCGTGGACGTGCGGGTGGCGGCGAGCGCGCCGACGCTGGAGGAGGCACAGGCCCTGGCCGCCCCGGTGCTGGAGACCGTGCGCGGCCTGCTCGCCCGCTGGCTGTGGGGCGAGGACGGCGACACGCTGGCCGGGGCCGTCACCCGCGCGCTCGCGGGCCGCACGCTGGGCGTGATCGAGGCCGGAAGCGCGGGCGCGCTCTCGGGACTTCTGGCCGACGAACCCGGCTTTCTGGACGCCGCCGTGACCGTGGACCACGCCCGGCTGATCACGCTGGGCCTGACCCCGGTCACCCTGCGCGACCACGGGGTGGTCAGCGAGGCCGCCGCCCGCGAACTCGCCGCCGGGGCACGCGAACACCTCGGCGCGCAGGTCGGGCTGGCGGTCGTGACGGCGCCCAGCGGGGAGGGCGCCGGGCAGACCTACGTGGCGCTGAGCAGCCCGGAAGGCGCCCAGGTGCGCGGCCTGAACTGGCCCGGCGACCCCGCCCAGATTCGCGAGCGCGCCGCCGTGGCCGCCCTGGCGCTGGCCCAGCGCACCCTCCGCCCCGCCCTCCTCGCGGAGGTGCAGGCGTGA
- the thpR gene encoding RNA 2',3'-cyclic phosphodiesterase: MTRPSGKPPLKVRRGQPGKARPAGAKPEPTPTDPRPPREAQPPASHEDRTLRLFFALKVPGDVATPLAEAQRQLKGNWRPVRADQFHVTLAYLPAVPPGRVDDLKRLGARLTEHLAPMQVRLRGTGYFPNEGSPRVWFVKVEAEGLPELAAALREGIHALGLRTDDLPFKAHITLARKKGPAPRVPPLGFELGWQAGNAVLFRSTLRKTGPIYDVESTFRLRGTPPPPSSTAPSPTAEPLNPSPSDPPAGAAAPQETP, encoded by the coding sequence GTGACCCGCCCTTCCGGCAAGCCTCCCCTCAAGGTCAGGCGCGGCCAGCCCGGCAAGGCCCGGCCAGCGGGAGCCAAACCCGAGCCGACGCCCACCGACCCTCGGCCCCCGCGCGAGGCTCAGCCGCCCGCCTCCCACGAAGACCGCACCTTGCGCCTCTTCTTCGCCCTCAAGGTGCCCGGCGACGTTGCGACTCCGCTGGCCGAGGCGCAGCGGCAGCTCAAGGGCAACTGGCGCCCCGTGCGCGCCGACCAGTTCCACGTCACGCTGGCGTACCTGCCCGCCGTGCCGCCGGGGCGGGTGGACGACCTCAAACGCCTGGGTGCCCGGCTGACCGAGCATCTGGCCCCCATGCAGGTGCGGCTGCGCGGCACCGGCTACTTTCCCAACGAAGGCAGCCCGCGCGTGTGGTTTGTGAAGGTGGAGGCCGAGGGCCTGCCGGAACTCGCCGCCGCGCTGCGCGAGGGCATCCACGCCCTGGGCCTGAGGACCGACGACCTGCCCTTCAAGGCGCACATCACACTGGCGCGCAAGAAAGGCCCCGCGCCGCGCGTGCCGCCGCTGGGCTTCGAGCTGGGCTGGCAGGCAGGGAACGCTGTGCTGTTTCGCAGCACCCTCCGTAAGACCGGCCCGATCTACGACGTGGAAAGCACCTTCCGCCTGCGGGGCACACCGCCGCCTCCCTCGTCAACCGCCCCCTCTCCAACCGCAGAACCCCTCAACCCATCGCCATCCGACCCCCCAGCGGGCGCCGCCGCGCCACAGGAGACCCCATGA
- the recA gene encoding recombinase RecA has product MSKDNPKEFGTPNDSKERGKAIDMAMSQIEKAFGKGSIMRLGAESKLDVQVVSTGSLSLDLALGVGGIPRGRVTEIYGPESGGKTTLALSIVAQAQKAGGTCAFIDAEHALDPVYARALGVNTDELLVSQPDNGEQALEIMELLVRSGAIDVVVVDSVAALTPRAEIEGEMGDSLPGLQARLMSQALRKLTAILSKTGTAAIFINQVREKIGVMYGNPETTTGGRALKFYSSVRLDVRKIGQPIKVGNDAVANTVKVKTVKNKVAAPFKEVELALVYGKGFDQLSDLVTLASDMDIIKKAGSFYSYGEERIGQGKEKAIAHIAERPEMEQEIRDRVLAAIRNGGAEVPSVATVPAVAE; this is encoded by the coding sequence ATGAGCAAGGACAACCCCAAAGAGTTCGGCACCCCCAACGACAGCAAGGAGCGCGGCAAGGCCATCGACATGGCGATGAGCCAGATCGAGAAGGCGTTCGGCAAAGGCTCGATCATGCGCCTGGGCGCCGAGAGCAAGCTCGACGTGCAGGTGGTGTCCACCGGCAGCCTCAGCCTCGACCTCGCGCTGGGCGTGGGCGGCATTCCGCGCGGGCGCGTGACCGAGATCTACGGCCCCGAGTCGGGCGGCAAGACCACTCTGGCCCTCAGCATCGTGGCGCAGGCCCAGAAGGCAGGCGGCACCTGCGCCTTTATCGACGCCGAGCACGCGCTGGACCCCGTGTATGCCCGCGCCCTGGGCGTGAACACCGACGAACTGCTGGTCTCGCAGCCCGACAACGGCGAGCAGGCGCTGGAGATCATGGAGCTGCTGGTGCGGTCGGGCGCCATCGACGTGGTCGTGGTGGACTCGGTGGCCGCCCTGACCCCCCGCGCCGAGATCGAGGGCGAGATGGGCGACAGCCTTCCCGGCCTCCAGGCCCGCCTGATGAGTCAGGCGCTGCGCAAGCTCACCGCGATCCTGTCCAAGACCGGCACCGCCGCCATCTTCATCAACCAGGTGCGCGAGAAGATCGGCGTGATGTATGGCAACCCCGAGACGACCACCGGGGGCCGCGCGCTGAAGTTCTACTCCTCGGTGCGGCTGGATGTCCGCAAGATCGGCCAGCCCATCAAGGTGGGGAACGACGCCGTGGCGAACACGGTGAAGGTCAAGACCGTGAAGAACAAGGTCGCCGCCCCCTTCAAGGAAGTCGAACTGGCGCTGGTGTACGGCAAGGGCTTCGACCAGCTCAGCGACCTCGTGACGCTGGCGTCCGATATGGACATCATCAAGAAGGCCGGGAGCTTTTACTCCTACGGCGAGGAGCGCATCGGCCAGGGCAAGGAAAAGGCCATTGCCCACATCGCCGAGCGCCCCGAGATGGAGCAGGAGATCCGCGACCGTGTGCTGGCCGCCATCCGCAACGGCGGCGCCGAGGTCCCCAGCGTGGCGACCGTGCCCGCCGTGGCGGAGTAA
- a CDS encoding AbrB/MazE/SpoVT family DNA-binding domain-containing protein, protein MRIKTATISSKGQLVLPKEVRERLGVGQGDEVEFVMDDQGVHVRPKRDADNPFLAWVGALPQGEETTEEFIRNTRHEGLTDEELRLLRSGPGAQVFRIGPDGKEERV, encoded by the coding sequence ATGCGAATCAAGACGGCGACGATCAGCAGCAAGGGCCAACTGGTGCTTCCCAAAGAAGTCCGCGAACGGCTCGGCGTCGGGCAGGGCGACGAGGTCGAATTCGTGATGGACGACCAGGGGGTCCACGTTCGGCCCAAACGGGACGCAGATAATCCGTTCCTGGCGTGGGTGGGTGCCTTGCCGCAGGGCGAAGAGACAACGGAGGAGTTTATTCGCAACACCCGGCACGAGGGACTGACGGATGAAGAGTTGCGTCTCCTCCGCAGCGGCCCCGGAGCGCAGGTCTTCCGGATCGGCCCCGACGGGAAAGAGGAGCGGGTCTGA
- a CDS encoding type II toxin-antitoxin system VapC family toxin: MNSTGIRLDPVMSEEAWAEAGRANADYHARRRAGGERGVRPILPDLLIGAHALYLADRLFTLHPADFSDFPALKVVTL; this comes from the coding sequence ATGAACAGCACTGGCATCCGCCTGGACCCCGTCATGAGCGAGGAGGCCTGGGCTGAGGCGGGCCGCGCGAATGCCGATTACCACGCCCGCCGACGTGCGGGGGGAGAGCGAGGTGTCCGGCCCATCCTCCCCGATCTTCTGATCGGTGCCCACGCCCTGTACCTGGCCGACCGGCTGTTTACCCTCCATCCCGCCGACTTCAGCGACTTTCCCGCGCTGAAGGTGGTCACGCTCTAA